A region of Streptomyces halobius DNA encodes the following proteins:
- the gnd gene encoding phosphogluconate dehydrogenase (NAD(+)-dependent, decarboxylating) produces the protein MELGLVGLGKMGGNMRERIRRAGHTVIGYDRNPELADVDSLQELVEKLRGPRVVWVMVPAGAATQSTVDELAGLLSPGDVVVDGGNSRWTDDEKHAEELKAKGVGFVDCGVSGGVWGLENGYALMYGGDKDDVAKVQPVFDALKPEGEFGSVHAGKVGAGHFAKMVHNGIEYAMMQAFAEGWELLEKVDSVTDVREIFRSWQEGTVIRSWLLDLAVNALDDDEHLEKLRGYAQDSGEGRWTVEAAIDNAVPLPAITASLFARFASRQDDSPQMKMIAALRNQFGGHAVENKK, from the coding sequence ATGGAGCTCGGTCTCGTCGGTCTCGGCAAGATGGGCGGCAACATGCGCGAGCGCATCCGCCGCGCAGGCCACACCGTCATCGGATACGACCGCAACCCGGAGCTGGCCGATGTGGACAGCCTCCAGGAGCTCGTGGAAAAGCTCAGGGGTCCGCGGGTCGTCTGGGTCATGGTGCCGGCCGGCGCCGCCACCCAGTCGACGGTCGACGAGCTGGCAGGGCTGCTCTCGCCCGGCGACGTCGTCGTGGACGGCGGCAACTCCCGCTGGACCGACGACGAGAAGCACGCCGAGGAGCTCAAGGCCAAGGGCGTCGGCTTTGTCGACTGTGGTGTCTCCGGCGGCGTCTGGGGCCTGGAGAACGGCTATGCGCTGATGTACGGCGGCGACAAGGACGACGTCGCCAAGGTGCAGCCGGTCTTCGACGCGCTCAAGCCCGAGGGGGAGTTCGGCTCGGTGCACGCGGGCAAGGTGGGCGCCGGCCACTTCGCGAAGATGGTCCACAACGGCATCGAGTACGCCATGATGCAGGCGTTCGCCGAGGGCTGGGAGCTGCTGGAGAAGGTCGACTCGGTCACCGACGTCCGCGAGATCTTCCGCTCCTGGCAGGAGGGCACGGTCATCCGCTCCTGGCTGCTCGACCTGGCCGTCAACGCGCTGGACGACGACGAGCACCTGGAGAAGCTGCGCGGTTACGCACAGGACAGCGGCGAGGGCCGGTGGACCGTGGAAGCCGCCATCGACAACGCCGTGCCGCTGCCCGCGATCACGGCCTCGCTCTTCGCCCGCTTCGCGTCCCGTCAGGACGACTCCCCGCAGATGAAGATGATCGCCGCGCTGCGCAACCAGTTCGGCGGCCACGCGGTCGAGAACAAGAAGTAG
- the recF gene encoding DNA replication/repair protein RecF (All proteins in this family for which functions are known are DNA-binding proteins that assist the filamentation of RecA onto DNA for the initiation of recombination or recombinational repair.), with amino-acid sequence MHVTHLSLADFRSYARVEVPLDPGVTAFVGPNGQGKTNLVEAVGYLATLGSHRVSSDAPLVRMGAERAVVRAAVVQGERQQLVELELNPGKANRARINRSSQVRPRDVLGIVRTVLFAPEDLALVKGDPGERRRFLDELITARAPRMAGVRSDYDRVLKQRNTLLKTAALARRHGGRQMDLSTLDVWDQHLARAGAELLAQRLDLIAALQPLADKAYEQLAPGGGPLALEYRGSAGGAMAAASTREELYGVLLAALGEARKGEIERGVTLVGPHRDDLVLKLGQLPAKGYASHGECWSYALALRLASYDLLRSESYSGPGGPSTEGGGGRRAGEPVLVLDDVFAELDTRRRERLAELVAPGEQVLVTAAVADDVPGVLAGVRYAVSDGAVTKV; translated from the coding sequence ATGCACGTCACGCATCTGTCGCTCGCCGACTTCCGCTCGTACGCCCGGGTCGAGGTTCCGCTCGATCCGGGCGTGACGGCTTTCGTCGGGCCCAACGGGCAGGGCAAGACCAATCTCGTCGAGGCCGTCGGTTATCTCGCGACGCTCGGCAGCCACCGGGTCTCCTCGGATGCCCCGCTGGTACGGATGGGCGCCGAGCGGGCGGTCGTCCGGGCCGCGGTGGTCCAGGGCGAGCGGCAGCAGCTGGTGGAGCTGGAACTCAATCCGGGCAAGGCGAACCGCGCCAGGATCAACCGGTCGTCTCAGGTCAGGCCGCGCGATGTACTGGGGATCGTCCGGACGGTGCTGTTCGCGCCGGAGGATCTGGCGCTGGTCAAGGGCGATCCCGGTGAGCGCCGGCGGTTCCTGGACGAGCTGATCACCGCGCGTGCGCCGCGGATGGCCGGGGTGCGCTCCGATTACGACCGTGTCCTCAAGCAGCGGAACACCCTGTTGAAGACGGCGGCCCTGGCACGGCGACACGGTGGGCGCCAGATGGATCTGTCGACGCTCGACGTGTGGGATCAGCATCTGGCGCGCGCGGGTGCCGAGCTGCTGGCCCAGCGGCTCGATCTGATCGCCGCGCTGCAGCCGCTGGCGGACAAGGCGTACGAGCAGCTGGCACCGGGCGGCGGACCGCTGGCGCTGGAGTACCGCGGGTCGGCGGGCGGGGCGATGGCCGCGGCGTCGACGCGCGAGGAGCTGTACGGCGTGCTGCTGGCGGCGCTCGGGGAGGCCCGGAAGGGCGAGATCGAGCGCGGGGTGACGCTGGTCGGCCCGCATCGCGACGATCTGGTGCTGAAGCTGGGGCAGCTGCCGGCGAAGGGGTACGCCAGTCATGGCGAGTGCTGGTCGTATGCGCTGGCGCTGCGGCTGGCCTCGTACGACCTGTTGCGGTCCGAGAGTTACTCCGGGCCCGGAGGGCCCTCCACTGAGGGCGGTGGCGGGCGACGGGCGGGCGAACCGGTGCTGGTGCTCGACGACGTCTTCGCCGAGCTGGACACGCGGCGCCGGGAGCGGCTGGCGGAGCTGGTGGCGCCGGGTGAGCAGGTGCTGGTGACGGCGGCGGTGGCCGACGATGTGCCGGGAGTGCTGGCCGGGGTGCGGTACGCGGTCTCGGACGGCGCGGTGACGAAGGTATGA
- a CDS encoding DUF721 domain-containing protein → MSERSELPESPGEGASGLPRPSPELSGVDLARQALVAAKEQARARGAAAQQKKQARRGGLRSGARADGRDPLPLGAAINRLITERGWETPAAVGGVMGRWPQLVGPDVAQHCEPQKYDEDARVLTVQCDSTAWATQLRLLAPQLVARLNQDLGQGTIKLIKVLGPGGPGRRYGPLRAPGSKGPGDTYG, encoded by the coding sequence GTGAGCGAGCGAAGCGAACTTCCGGAGAGCCCCGGAGAGGGCGCGTCCGGCCTGCCCCGACCTTCCCCGGAACTCTCCGGTGTGGATCTCGCCCGTCAGGCGCTGGTGGCCGCCAAGGAGCAGGCGCGTGCGCGGGGCGCGGCCGCGCAGCAGAAGAAGCAGGCACGGCGCGGCGGGCTGCGCTCCGGCGCGCGGGCGGACGGCCGTGATCCGCTGCCTCTGGGGGCGGCGATCAACCGGCTGATCACGGAGCGCGGCTGGGAGACCCCGGCGGCGGTCGGCGGGGTGATGGGGCGCTGGCCGCAGCTGGTGGGTCCGGACGTGGCGCAGCACTGCGAGCCACAGAAGTACGACGAGGACGCCCGGGTGCTGACGGTGCAGTGCGACTCCACGGCCTGGGCGACCCAGCTGCGGCTGCTGGCGCCGCAGTTGGTGGCGCGGCTGAACCAGGACCTGGGGCAGGGCACCATCAAGCTGATCAAGGTGCTGGGGCCCGGTGGTCCGGGGCGGCGCTACGGCCCGCTGCGGGCGCCCGGCAGCAAGGGGCCGGGCGACACCTACGGGTGA
- the gyrB gene encoding DNA topoisomerase (ATP-hydrolyzing) subunit B has translation MTRAGAEGLVLCQKGRFVADSGDLNEINKASTEEGVPAGAMGDSLVEQLYDASAITVLEGLDAVRKRPGMYIGSTGERGLHHLVQEVVDNSVDEALAGHADTIDVTILPDGGVRVVDNGRGIPVDIVPSENKPAVEVVLTVLHAGGKFGGGGYAVSGGLHGVGVSVVNALSTRVAVEIRRDGYRWTQEYKQGVPTSPLAKHEATEDSGTSVTFWADSEIFETTTYSFETLSRRFQEMAFLNKGLTIALTDERPDHVDEDGKPLSVRYCYEGGIVDFVKYLNSRKGELVHPTVVSVEAEDKERMLSIDLAMQWNTQYSEGVYSFANIIHTHEGGTHEEGFRAALTGLINRYARDKKLLREKDDNLTGEDIREGLTAIISVKLAEPQFEGQTKTKLGNTEVKTFVQKVVHEHLNDWLDRNPNEAADIIRKGIQAATARVAARKARDLTRRKGLLETASLPGKLSDCQSNDPTKCEIFIVEGDSAGGSAKSGRNPEYQAILPIRGKILNVEKARVDKILQNNEVQALISAFGTGVHEDFDIEKLRYHKIILMADADVDGQHINTLLLTFLFRFMRPLVEAGHVFLSRPPLYKIKWGRDDFEYAYSDPERDHMIELGKQNGKRIKDDSVQRFKGLGEMNAEELRVTTMDTDHRVLGQVSLDDAARADDLFSVLMGEDVEARRSFIQRNAKDVRFLDI, from the coding sequence ATGACCCGCGCAGGCGCGGAAGGGCTTGTGCTGTGCCAGAAAGGGCGCTTCGTGGCCGACTCCGGCGACCTCAACGAGATCAACAAGGCTTCTACTGAAGAGGGGGTTCCGGCCGGCGCCATGGGCGACTCCTTGGTGGAGCAGTTGTACGACGCCAGCGCGATCACCGTCCTCGAAGGCCTGGACGCGGTGCGCAAGCGTCCCGGCATGTACATCGGCTCGACAGGCGAACGCGGTCTGCACCACCTCGTGCAGGAAGTCGTCGACAACTCCGTCGACGAGGCGCTGGCAGGTCATGCCGACACCATTGATGTGACGATCCTGCCCGACGGCGGGGTCCGGGTGGTCGACAACGGCCGCGGTATCCCCGTCGACATCGTGCCGTCCGAGAACAAGCCGGCCGTCGAGGTCGTGCTGACGGTCCTGCACGCCGGCGGCAAGTTCGGCGGCGGCGGCTACGCGGTCTCCGGTGGTCTGCACGGTGTGGGTGTCTCCGTCGTGAACGCCCTGTCGACCCGGGTGGCCGTCGAGATCCGCCGGGACGGCTACCGCTGGACCCAGGAGTACAAGCAGGGCGTGCCGACCTCGCCGCTGGCCAAGCACGAGGCCACCGAGGACTCCGGCACCTCGGTCACCTTCTGGGCCGACAGCGAGATCTTCGAGACCACCACCTACAGCTTCGAGACGCTGTCCCGGCGCTTCCAGGAGATGGCGTTCCTCAACAAGGGGCTGACCATCGCGCTCACCGACGAGCGCCCGGACCACGTGGACGAGGACGGCAAGCCGCTCTCGGTGCGGTACTGCTACGAGGGCGGCATCGTCGACTTCGTGAAGTACCTCAACTCCCGCAAGGGGGAGCTGGTCCACCCGACGGTCGTCTCGGTGGAGGCCGAGGACAAGGAGCGGATGCTCTCCATCGACCTCGCGATGCAGTGGAACACCCAGTACAGCGAGGGTGTCTACAGCTTCGCGAACATCATCCACACCCACGAGGGCGGTACCCACGAAGAGGGCTTCCGTGCCGCGCTGACCGGCCTGATCAATCGTTATGCCCGTGACAAGAAGCTGCTGCGGGAGAAGGACGACAACCTCACGGGTGAGGACATCCGCGAGGGTCTGACGGCGATCATCTCGGTCAAGCTCGCCGAGCCGCAGTTCGAGGGCCAGACCAAGACCAAGCTGGGCAACACCGAGGTCAAGACCTTCGTCCAGAAGGTGGTCCACGAGCACCTCAACGACTGGCTGGACCGCAACCCCAACGAGGCCGCGGACATCATCCGCAAGGGCATCCAGGCGGCGACCGCCCGGGTGGCCGCCCGTAAGGCGCGTGATCTGACCCGTCGCAAGGGGCTGCTGGAGACCGCGTCGCTGCCCGGCAAGCTGAGCGACTGCCAGTCCAACGACCCGACGAAGTGCGAGATCTTCATCGTCGAGGGTGACTCCGCCGGCGGCTCGGCGAAGTCCGGCCGCAACCCGGAGTACCAGGCGATCCTGCCGATCCGAGGCAAGATCCTCAACGTCGAGAAGGCCCGGGTCGACAAGATCCTGCAGAACAACGAGGTCCAGGCGCTGATCTCGGCGTTCGGCACGGGGGTGCACGAGGACTTCGACATCGAGAAGCTCCGCTACCACAAGATCATTCTTATGGCGGACGCCGATGTCGACGGCCAGCACATCAACACCCTGCTGCTGACCTTCCTGTTCCGCTTCATGCGGCCGCTGGTCGAAGCAGGCCATGTCTTCCTCTCCCGCCCGCCGCTCTACAAGATCAAGTGGGGCCGGGACGACTTCGAATACGCCTACTCCGACCCGGAGCGGGACCACATGATCGAGCTCGGCAAGCAGAACGGCAAGCGCATCAAGGACGACTCGGTGCAGCGGTTCAAGGGTCTCGGTGAGATGAACGCCGAGGAGCTGCGCGTGACGACCATGGACACCGACCACCGGGTGCTCGGCCAGGTCTCCCTGGACGACGCGGCCCGTGCCGACGACCTGTTCTCGGTGCTCATGGGTGAGGACGTCGAGGCACGCCGCTCCTTCATCCAGCGCAACGCCAAGGACGTCCGCTTTCTCGACATCTGA